One genomic segment of Arachis duranensis cultivar V14167 chromosome 4, aradu.V14167.gnm2.J7QH, whole genome shotgun sequence includes these proteins:
- the LOC107484182 gene encoding protein FAR1-RELATED SEQUENCE 6-like, with translation MQTSCVVDEKFVPKVGMIFKKLEEAEKFYKHYSKLADFSTKIKNMTRDRDKIKNQLIVCTREGKWKFKISSILKTNPSAGLNCLARIYVHIMKDVGLWTISKVVLNHSHPCCPDQAKMLKQHRELSMFVRRTIKTHEEAEIRPRKTYQSLVAATGSHRELGFIEKDFKNYITRKVRNISKEDDAKEFGKYLVRMKEKNQNFFFELNLEGNYCIKHTFWVDARSRAAFDYFGDMVSFDITYKQTGFTTYEVIEQVFNSTFNKFAVTYDTVSRGVKCHCLLFESRGILCRHSLSVLSFERVDSVAPKYILERWSKNIKRRHTHIKSSQDKPILEPRSKRFDELVFRSQNICEFASKSEDLTRILHRAFDKVMAEMEEYQERSKEKSLLTHEEATLSNVNDFQSPPRVKTSGRPKNRLGSNLKKKISNAMKKKKKTAPSEIKLTCF, from the exons ATGCAGACCAGCTGTGTTGTGGATGAAAAATTTGTCCCAAAGGTGGGAATGATTTTCAAGAAACTAGAAGAAGCTGAAAAATTCTACAAACATTATTCAAAACTTGCCGATTTTTCtacgaaaataaagaacatgacTCGGGACAGAGAcaagattaagaatcaactaaTTGTTTGCACCAGAGAGGGAAAGTGGAAATTCAAGATATCTTCAATTTTGAAGACAAACCCTTCAGCTGGGTTAAATTGTTTGGCTAGAATTTACGTACACATAATGAAGGATGTTGGTCTTTGGACAATTTCTAAAGTTGTTTTGAATCACTCACATCCTTGTTGTCCAGACCAAGCTAAGATGCTCAAACAACACAGAGAGCTTAGTATGTTCGTGCGTCGCACTATCAAAACCCATGAGGAAGCCGAAATCAGACCAAGAAAAACTTACCAATCACTTGTGGCAGCAACTGGCAGCCACCGTGAACTAGGTTTTATAGAAAAAGACTTCAAGAATTACATCACAAGGAAAGTACGAAATATTTCTAAAGAAGACGATGCCAAAGAATTTGGGAAGTACCTagtaagaatgaaagagaagaaccaaaattttttctttgagcTCAACCTTGAAGGCAATTACTGCATTAAACATACATTCTGGGTTGATGCAAGAAGCAGGGCTGCATTTGATTATTTTGGAGATATGGTTTCATTTGACATCACCTATAAACAAACAG GTTTCACAACATATGAAGTCATAGAGCAGGTTTTCAACTCCACATTCAACAAGTTTGCCGTCACCTACGATACAGTATCACGAGGTGTAAAGTGCCATTGCTTGCTATTTGAGTCTAGGGGCATATTGTGCCGCCATTCCCTAAGCGTCCTAAGCTTTGAGCGAGTGGATAGCGTGGCACCGAAATACATATTAGAACGCTGGAGCAAGAACATAAAGAGGAggcacacacacatcaagagcagccaaGATAAACCTATACTGGAGCCAAGAAGTAAGAGATTTGACGAATTGGTGTTTCGGTCACAAAATATATGTGAATTTGCATCCAAGTCTGAAGATTTGACCAGAATTCTGCACCGAGCATTTGATAAGGTCATGGCGGAGATGGAAGAATATCAGGAGAGAAGCAAAGAAAAAAGTTTGTTAACCCACGAAGAAGCGACATTAAGCAATGTGAATGACTTTCAAAGCCCACCACGTGTCAAAACAAGCGGTCGGCCCAAGAATAGACTTGGATCAAACCTGAAAAAAAAGATCTCAAATgccatgaagaaaaagaaaaagacagctCCAAGCGAGATAAAATTGACTTGCTTTTGA